The Streptomyces sp. NBC_00483 genome contains the following window.
TCCTCCGTACGCCCCGCCAACAGCGCGATCTCCACGTGCACGAGGGAGGCGGGACCGTCCCCGACCACCGTGGTCCCGACCTCGCGGAACCGCGTCTTGCACGCGGGGATGCGCGCAGCCACGATGTCGACGGCCGCCTGGTGCACGGCCGCGGCGAGCCCGGCCCGGTCGAGGCGGTCGTCGAGGTCCGCGGAGTGGTCGACGGTGATCTGCGGCATGGGGCCCTCCGAGGTGTCGTGGTGCGTGCGCACACGCGTGTCGGCGCCAACCTTCACCCGGAAGCGCCCGACCGCACAATCACGTCCCGCCCAGCGGACGCACCGCCGGACACCGCGGACCGCACCGCCGAACACCACGAAGCACGCCGCACCACCGAACACCCCGACACCCGGACACCGCGGACCGCACCGCACCGCCGGACACCACGGAGCACGCCGCACCGCCGGTCGCCCCGGAGCGCACCGCACCACCCGACATCCGCCACCCGCTCACCGCGAAGCACGCCACACCGCCGAACACCCGGCACCCGGCACCCGGCACCCGGCACCCGCCCCACCCGTCACCGCGAAGCGCGCCGCACCGCCCAACACCCGGCCACCCCGCCACCCCGCCACCCGCTCACCCCGAAACCCGCCGCACCGCCAACAGCGCGATGTCGTCCGCCCTGTCACGCTCGAACTGCGCGAGAAGCGCATCGCACAGGTCATCGGGCGCGGCAGGCGCACCCGTGGCGGCGCGGCGCAGTTCCTCCAGGGACACGGACAGATCGATGCCGCGGGTCTCGATGAGGCCGTCGGTGACCATGAGGAGGCGGGCACCGGGGGCGAGGTCGAGCACGGTGGGTTCGGGATGCGGCAGGCCGATCCCGAGCAACGGCCCCGCCGCGTCCGCGTACCGGGCCGCGCCGCCGACCGGCACGATCAGCGGCGGGATGTGCCCCGCGTTGGCCACCCTCGTACGGCCCGTCGCGGGGTCGACGAGGGCGAGGCACAGCGTGGCGGTGAGCTGCGGGTGGTAGTGCTGGAGCAACCGGTCGAGGCGGGTCGCCAAGCGGTCGGGGTGCGGGTCCTCCAGGCAGTAGGCGCGCAGCGCGTGCCGGAGCTCGACCATCACCGTGGCCGCGTCGAGCGAGTGCCCCACGACGTCGCCGACGCCGACGAGCACGCCCTCGGGGGTGGGCAGCGCCGCGTAGAAGTCGCCGCCCATCTCGGCCTCCTGGGAGGCGGGCTCGTAGCGGAAGCCGACCTCCAGGCCGGCGAAGGCGGGCAACACGGCGGGCAGGAAGTTGTGTTGCAGCGTGTGGGCGACATGCCGCTCCTGCTCGTACATGACGAGGGGTTCCGCGGCGAGCGCGATGGCGCGGGCGAGCTGGGCGACGAGCGGCCCCGTCCTGCCGTCCGGGTCGGTGAAGTCGGGCGTGGCCAGACACACGGGGAGCCGGCCGTCGCGGGTGCGGGAGAGGGTGAGCCGGGCGCCGCCGGGCCCGAAGTACGCCTGCGGCCACGCGGCCCCGGGCCGCAACGTGGTGCGCACGCCGCCGGGCCTGCAGCTGATCCGCCGCACCAGCTCGACGGCCCGCTCGCGCGCCGCGGCGTCGGGCCCTGCGGGCGCCGCCGCGCTCCGGCACAGGCCCGTGTGCACCGCGCCGCGGTCCCCGAGGACGAACACGGCGGCGTCGCCCCCGGTGAGCCGGGCCGTCGCGGCGGCCGCCGTCCGGGCGAGTTCGGCGAGGTCGCGGGCTCCCTGCACGTCGCGGACGACCCGGGAGAGCAGCGTGAGATGGTCGAACTGGGCCTGGGTGTCGGTGAGTTCGCGGGCCCCGCGGATCGCGGCACGCACCACGGCGCGGATCTCCTCCGGTTCGGCGGGCACCGTCAGATACGCCTCGCCGCCCGCGTCGAGCGCCCGGCAGCGGTCCGCGGGCGCGGAGGGGCGGGCGGAGAAGTGCACGACGGGGATCCCGGCGAGCGAGGGCAGCGCCTTGACCCTGCGGCACAGCTCGAACCCGCTGAGGTCGGGAAGGCCCACGTCCACGAGCGCCACATCGGGCAACTCCCCCGCGCGCAGCCGCACGTCGAGCTCGACGAGGGCCTCGCCAGCGGAGCCGACCGGGACGACGACATGACCCGCCCGGCTCAGGACGGCGCCCAGCGCATACCGACTGGCGGCACTGTCGTCGACCACCAGGACGGTGCATCCGACGTCGGCCCCAGGTCTCTGAACCTTGTCGTTCACGAGCAGGCCCCTCGGGGGAAACGGAGCGGCGCGGGCCCCCTAGGGCCCTTCCGACGGATCTTGCCGGAGTCGCGGGGTCCGGCACGCACCGGGCCCCGCTCGCCGACACCGAACGTGTGCGGCCACCCGCATCCAGCCCGACCCGTCAGAAGGACCCTCGGCTCGCCGGAACAAACTACCGCCGGACAACCCCTCCGCGACCTGCCCTTCGTCCGGTTCACCGTTCCGGGTGGCGGTGGCCCAACCCGGCTTACCCGCCCGGTACTTCCCGTTCGGTGGGCAATGCGGCGAGTGACGGGTAAGGTCGCGTCCCGTGACCGCACGCCTTGCCGACATCGCAGCACAAGCGGGGGTCAGCGAAGCGACCGTCAGCCGTGTGCTCAACGGGAAGGCGGGGGTCGCCGCGGCCACCCGCCAGTCCGTCCTCGCCGCCCTCGACGTGCTCGGCTACGAGCGCCCCGTGCGCCTCAAGCAGCGCAGCGCGGGCCTCGTAGGACTGATCACCCCGGAACTCGAGAACCCGATCTTCCCCGCGCTCGCCCAGGTCGTGGTGCAGGCCCTGACCAGGCAGGGTTACACGCCCGTCCTGGCCACCCAGACCCCCGGCGGCTCCACCGAGGACGAGCTCACGGAGATGCTCGTCGACCGCGACGTCAGCGGCATCATCTACGTCTCCGGGCTGCACGCCGACACCACCGCCGACCCGCAGCGCTACGAACGTCTCCGCGGCCAGGGTGTCCCCTTCGTACTCGTCGA
Protein-coding sequences here:
- a CDS encoding 5-carboxymethyl-2-hydroxymuconate Delta-isomerase, encoding MPQITVDHSADLDDRLDRAGLAAAVHQAAVDIVAARIPACKTRFREVGTTVVGDGPASLVHVEIALLAGRTEEAKTALAEAVLAALPAHVKEPAGVHLSAEVRDLDPTYRSAVAD
- a CDS encoding fused response regulator/phosphatase yields the protein MNDKVQRPGADVGCTVLVVDDSAASRYALGAVLSRAGHVVVPVGSAGEALVELDVRLRAGELPDVALVDVGLPDLSGFELCRRVKALPSLAGIPVVHFSARPSAPADRCRALDAGGEAYLTVPAEPEEIRAVVRAAIRGARELTDTQAQFDHLTLLSRVVRDVQGARDLAELARTAAAATARLTGGDAAVFVLGDRGAVHTGLCRSAAAPAGPDAAARERAVELVRRISCRPGGVRTTLRPGAAWPQAYFGPGGARLTLSRTRDGRLPVCLATPDFTDPDGRTGPLVAQLARAIALAAEPLVMYEQERHVAHTLQHNFLPAVLPAFAGLEVGFRYEPASQEAEMGGDFYAALPTPEGVLVGVGDVVGHSLDAATVMVELRHALRAYCLEDPHPDRLATRLDRLLQHYHPQLTATLCLALVDPATGRTRVANAGHIPPLIVPVGGAARYADAAGPLLGIGLPHPEPTVLDLAPGARLLMVTDGLIETRGIDLSVSLEELRRAATGAPAAPDDLCDALLAQFERDRADDIALLAVRRVSG